Part of the Sphingobium sp. TKS genome is shown below.
ACCGCCTTGAGGTCCGCGTCGAGGCTGGCAAGCCGGTGGAGCATATAGCGCTCCAGCTCCGGCATTTCCGAAACGGGCAGCTTTTCCTCTTCCGAAAAATCGGAAAGAGCGCCCAGCAAGTAACGGAAAGTGTTGCGAAGTTTGCGATAGGCGTCGGACGAACCGGCCAGCACTTCCTTGCCGATGCGGACATCGTCGAAATAGTCGGTGCTGGCGACCCAGACGCGCAATATGTCGGAGCCGCTCTCCGCGATGACCTTCAGCGGATCGACCACATTGCCCAGGCTCTTCGACATTTTGCGGCCCTGCCCGTCCAGCGCGAAGCCGTGGGTAAGGACGGCGTCATAGGGCGCGCGGCCGCGGGTGCCGCTGCTTTCGAGCAGCGAGGACTGGAACCAGCCGCGATGCTGGTCGGAGCCTTCCAGATAAAGGTCGGCGCGGGCATCGGGGCCGTAGCGGCCCTCGACCACGAAGCTGTGAGTCGAGCCGCTGTCGAACCAGACGTCGAGAATGTCGTTGACCACCTCATAGTCATTGAGGTCGTAATCCGGGCCGAGCAGCGCCTGATGGTCGGCGCCGAACCAGGCGTCGGCGCCTGCGCCCTTGAATGCTTCGACGATGCGGGCATTTACTGCCTTATCAACGAGATATTCGCCAGTCTTGCGATGAACATAGAGGGCGATGGGTACGCCCCAGGCGCGCTGGCGGCTGATCACCCAGTCGGGGCGGCCCTCCACCATCGAGCGGATGCGGTTGATCGAGCGTTCCGGCACCCAGCGGGTGTTTTCGATCGAGTTGAGGGCGAGGTCGCGCAGGGTGGCGCCATTGCCCTTAAGCCCCTCCCCTTCATGGGAGGGGTTGAGGTGGGAGATCAACCCAAGCCCCGAACTATCTGGAGAGCCCCCACCCCCGGCCCCTCCCCTGAAGGGGAGGGGTGAAGTCTGGTCCATCGGGATGAACCATTGGGGGGTGCAGCGGAAGATGATCTTCGCCTTGGAGCGCCAGCTATGGGGATAGCTGTGCTTGAAGTCGTCGGAGGCAGCCAGAAGCCCGCCCACTTCGCGCAGGTCGGTGCAGATCGGGCCGTCCTTGCTGACGAATTTCGGGTTGATAACCGATCCTTGGCCGCCGAGCCAGAGCCAGTCCTCGCGATATTTGCCGTCATTTTCGACGGCGAAGACCGGGTTGATGCCGTTCGCCTTGCAGAGCGCGAAGTCGTCCTCGCCATGGTCGGGCGCCATGTGGACAAGGCCGGTGCCCGCGTCGGTGGTGACGAAATCGCCTGCGAGGAACGGGCGCGGCCTGGCGAAGAAGCCGCCGAGGGCGTGCATCGGGTGGCGGGCGATGGCTCCGGCGAGTTGGGAACCTTTGAGCGAAGCCACCTTCTTCATGACTTGGCCACCCAAAGGCGAGTTCTCGGGAGAGCCAGTGATGCGCGCCCTTACAGACTCCGCCAATGGTTCAGCCAACAGGTAACGGAACTCCGCGACACTTTCGGTCGTCAGAACGCCTTCCGGCCTGACATTGTCAGTGGTATCAAACGGCCACTCAAAAACATAAACGCCGTACTCAACCTCCGGCCCATAAGCCAGCGCCTGATTGACCGGGATCGTCCAAGGCGTCGTGGTCCAGATCACCGCATGAGCGCCGACCAGTTCCGGCGCGTTCGGCGCTTCAACAATCTCGAACGCCACGTCGATCTGGGTCGAGACGATGTCCTCATATTCCACTTCCGCCTCGGCCAACGCGGTCTTTTCGACCGGGGACCACATGACGGGCTTGGCGCCGCGATAGAGCTGGCCGCTTTCCGCGAATTTCAGCAGTTCCCCGACGATGGTGGCTTCGGCGTCGAACTTCATGGTGAGATAGGGATCGTCCCAATCGCCCATCACGCCAAGGCGCTTGAACTGCTCCTTCTGCACGCCGACCC
Proteins encoded:
- the ileS gene encoding isoleucine--tRNA ligase codes for the protein MTDQPDYKSTVFLPVTDFPMKAGLAQKEPAILARWEEMDLYGKLRERRKGRERFILHDGPPYANGDIHMGHAMNKVLKDIIVRSQSLLGKDAPYVPGWDCHGLPIEWKIEEEYRKKKQNKDEVPAQEFRAECRAYADKWVGVQKEQFKRLGVMGDWDDPYLTMKFDAEATIVGELLKFAESGQLYRGAKPVMWSPVEKTALAEAEVEYEDIVSTQIDVAFEIVEAPNAPELVGAHAVIWTTTPWTIPVNQALAYGPEVEYGVYVFEWPFDTTDNVRPEGVLTTESVAEFRYLLAEPLAESVRARITGSPENSPLGGQVMKKVASLKGSQLAGAIARHPMHALGGFFARPRPFLAGDFVTTDAGTGLVHMAPDHGEDDFALCKANGINPVFAVENDGKYREDWLWLGGQGSVINPKFVSKDGPICTDLREVGGLLAASDDFKHSYPHSWRSKAKIIFRCTPQWFIPMDQTSPLPFRGGAGGGGSPDSSGLGLISHLNPSHEGEGLKGNGATLRDLALNSIENTRWVPERSINRIRSMVEGRPDWVISRQRAWGVPIALYVHRKTGEYLVDKAVNARIVEAFKGAGADAWFGADHQALLGPDYDLNDYEVVNDILDVWFDSGSTHSFVVEGRYGPDARADLYLEGSDQHRGWFQSSLLESSGTRGRAPYDAVLTHGFALDGQGRKMSKSLGNVVDPLKVIAESGSDILRVWVASTDYFDDVRIGKEVLAGSSDAYRKLRNTFRYLLGALSDFSEEEKLPVSEMPELERYMLHRLASLDADLKAVVDKAAGSENWLEFSRYTRALFDFANSDLSAFFFDIRKDCLYCDAKSDPKRRAYRTVLDTLFHALVRYAAPIIPFTAEEVWQSRFTNPEESVHFLEWPEVDAAWANEALDAKWTELRDQRDQVNEAIEPLRREKIVRSSLEADVTMGQLVPSDGVNFAEIAIVARIEMGKGDGIVVKPSDWHKCGRCWRLLPEVEEDGALCNRCDEVLSV